One Phragmites australis chromosome 23, lpPhrAust1.1, whole genome shotgun sequence DNA window includes the following coding sequences:
- the LOC133905909 gene encoding probable LRR receptor-like serine/threonine-protein kinase At1g67720, producing the protein MASAFAAAALLLHFLLQLLLRLSPSAAQPGFISLDCGGADDHTDGIGIQWTSDTNFVSGGQRAQLLVKNDQQKQQFTSVRYFPADNRKYCYTMNVRNRTRYLVRASFLYGNFDNSNVYPKFDLSLGATPWSTIVIDDATTPVVEEAIILAAAPTLSVCLSNARTGQPFISALELRQFNGSLYYTTDETRFFLTLSARINFGAASNESVRYPDDPFDRIWESDSVRRANYLVDVAPGTERISTTKPIFVGTNEEPPEKVMQTAVVGQDGSLNYRLDLEGFPGNAWGVSYFAEIEDLTPNETRKFKLVIPGMPAFSKPTVDVEENAQGKYRLYEPGYTNMSLPFVFSFGFKKTNDSSKGPILNAMEIYKYVQITMGSQDANTMASLVSRYSQAGWAQEGGDPCLPASWSWVQCSSEAAPRVFSITLSGKNITGSIPAELTKLSGLIELRLDGNSFSGQIPDFRDCHNLQYIHLENNQLTGELPPSLGDLPNLKELYVQNNKLSGQVPKALLRRSIIFNFTGNSGLHVVNNGISHTVIIIICVVIGVIILLGAIGCYLFTCRRNKKPSNDTVVIAAPAKKLGSYFSEVATESAHRFSLSEIEDATDKFKRRIGSGGFGIVYYGKLTDGREIAVKLLTNDSYQGIREFLNEVTLLSRIHHRHLVTFLGYSQQDGKSILVYEFMHNGTLKEHLRGAADEKITSWLKRLEIAEDAAKGIEYLHTGCSPTIIHRDLKSSNILLDKNMRAKVADFGLSKPAVDGSHVSSIVRGTVGYLDPEYYISQQLTEKSDIYSFGVILLELISGHEPISNNNFGLNCRNIVAWARSHIGSGNIHAIVDESLDSGYDLQSVWKIAEVAIMCVKPKGAQRPAISEVLEAIQDAIAIERGPQMHRTIRRQLMSNRSMGGSSSVSNTGDSSSVAVDLEQNGSSFDELLMRPGLR; encoded by the exons ATGGCTTCCGCCTTCGCCGCCGCTGCTCTCCTCCTCCACTTCCTGTTGCAGTTGCTGCTCCGCCTTTCACCGTCCGCTGCCCAGCCTG GTTTCATTAGCTTGGACTGTGGGGGAGCTGATGATCACACAGATGGCATCGGAATCCAGTGGACTTCTGATACCAACTTTGTCTCTGGTGGCCAGAGAGCACAATTGTTGGTAAAAAACGACCAGCAGAAGCAGCAATTCACCAGCGTGCGCTATTTCCCCGCAGACAATAGGAAGTATTGCTACACCATGAACGTCAGGAACAGGACGCGCTACCTCGTCAGAGCCAGTTTCCTCTATGGCAACTTCGACAACAGCAACGTTTATCCAAAGTTCGACCTCTCCCTCGGAGCAACTCCCTGGTCCACCATTGTAATCGATGATGCGACCACCCCGGTAGTCGAGGAGGCAATCATCTTAGCCGCTGCACCGACACTGAGCGTCTGCCTCTCTAATGCCAGAACAGGGCAGCCTTTCATTTCTGCTCTGGAGCTTCGCCAGTTTAACGGCTCACTCTACTACACCACCGATGAGACTCGCTTCTTTCTTACACTGTCTGCAAGGATAAATTTTGGAGCAGCAAGCAATGAGTCTGTCAG GTACCCTGATGATCCATTTGATAGAATATGGGAATCCGATTCTGTGAGGAGAGCAAATTACCTTGTTGATGTTGCTCCGGGGACTGAAAGAATATCAACTACAAAACCCATATTCGTCGGTACCAATGAAGAACCACCTGAAAAGGTCATGCAAACAGCAGTAGTTGGCCAGGATGGGTCCTTAAACTATCGCCTCGATTTGGAAGGATTCCCAGGAAATGCATGGGGTGTCTCATATTTTGCAGAAATTGAAGATTTAACACCAAATGAAACTAGAAAATTTAAGTTAGTGATCCCAGGCATGCCAGCATTCAGTAAACCGACTGTTGATGTGGAGGAGAATGCTCAGGGGAAATATCGTCTGTATGAACCAGGCTATACAAATATGTCACttccttttgttttttcctttgggTTCAAGAAGACAAATGATTCTTCAAAGGGGCCTATTTTGAATGCCATGGAGATTTACAAATATGTCCAAATTACTATGGGATCTCAAGATG CAAATACCATGGCTAGCTTGGTATCACGATATTCACAAGCAGGTTGGGCACAAGAGGGTGGTGATCCATGTTTACCAGCGTCATGGTCCTGGGTGCAATGCAGTTCAGAAGCTGCTCCAAGGGTATTCTCAAT CACATTGTCTGGGAAGAACATTACAGGAAGTATCCCGGCGGAACTGACAAAGTTATCAGGGCTGATTGAGCT GAGGCTCGATGGTAATTCATTTTCTGGGCAAATTCCTGATTTCAGAGATTGCCACAATTTACAGTATAT TCACCTTGAGAACAATCAATTAACTGGTGAATTGCCACCTTCTTTGGGAGACCTACCTAACTTGAAAGAGTT GTATGTTCAGAACAACAAACTGTCCGGACAGGTTCCAAAAGCACTTTTGAGGAGAAGCATAATTTTTAA CTTCACAGGCAACAGTGGCCTTCACGTCGTAAACAATGGCATTAGCCACACTGTAATAATTATTATATGTGTGGTGATTGGGGTCATTATATTATTAGGTGCTATTGGATGTTATTTGTTTACATGTAGGAGAAACAAGAAACCTTCAAACG ACACTGTTGTTATTGCAGCACCAGCAAAAAAGCTAGGCTCGTATTTCAGTGAAGTAGCTACAGAATCAGCGCACAGATTTTCTTTATCTGAAATTGAAGATGCTACTGACAAATTCAAAAGAAGAATTGGCTCTGGAGGGTTTGGCATAGTATACTATGGAAAGCTGACAGATGGGAGAGAGATTGCAGTCAAGCTTCTCACAAATGACTCCTATCAGGGCATCCGAGAATTCTTGAATGAG GTAACATTGCTTTCCAGAATACATCATAGACACCTGGTGACCTTCCTTGGTTACAGTCAGCAAGATGGAAAAAGCATACTTGTGTATGAGTTCATGCATAATGGGACACTAAAAGAGCACCTTCGTG GAGCTGCTGATGAAAAAATAACTAGCTGGCTCAAGCGTCTTGAGATTGCAGAAGATGCTGCAAAAG GTATAGAGTATCTCCATACAGGATGCTCCCCAACAATCATTCATAGAGACCTCAAGAGCAGTAACATTCTCCTCGACAAGAACATGAGAGCAaaagttgcagactttggtctATCAAAACCTGCAGTCGACGGGTCTCATGTATCAAGTATAGTTCGAGGAACAGTTGGGTATCTGGACCCAGA GTACTATATCTCGCAGCAGCTGACAGAGAAGAGCGACATCTACAGCTTTGGCGTCATTTTACTTGAACTCATCTCAGGGCACGAGCCAATCTCAAATAACAACTTTGGGCTCAACTGCCGTAACATTGTTGCGTGG GCTAGATCGCACATCGGGAGCGGGAACATCCACGCCATCGTTGATGAATCGTTGGACAGCGGCTACGACCTGCAGTCGGTGTGGAAGATCGCGGAGGTGGCCATAATGTGCGTGAAGCCCAAAGGCGCACAGAGGCCAGCCATCTCGGAGGTGCTCGAGGCGATCCAGGACGCCATCGCCATCGAGCGGGGACCCCAGATGCATCGCACTATCCGACGGCAGCTCATGTCCAACAGGTCCATGGGGGGTTCGTCGTCGGTGAGCAACACCGGGGACAGCAGCAGTGTGGCGGTGGACTTGGAGCAGAACGGATCATCCTTCGACGAGCTGCTCATGCGGCCGGGTCTCAGATGA
- the LOC133905908 gene encoding uncharacterized protein LOC133905908: MSDDGDRTCPLCAEEMDITDQQLKPCKCGYDICVWCWHHIIDMAEKEETEGRCPACRTRYDKDRIVKMSATCERTVAEKNAEKKQKTQKVKPKAAATATVEAKKHLASVRVIQRNLVYIIGLPANLCNESVLERREYFGQYGKVLKVSVSRLTGSLSQQASANNNISVYITYAKEEEAIRCIQAIHNFVLEGKVLRACFGTTKYCHAWLRNMTCGNPDCLYLHDVGSQEDSFTKDEIISAYTRTRVPQMASSVSQRRSGIVLPPPADDFSYSAVVSARHTVKNGTLNTTNQPRLSPPNSSSGRSTLPPAASWGHRDLNARTTATGVTSSQSLTKSKSEPQSNSFSSTRIPSSWNDETSTLPNMSEGRHVSEQDSASKTVKPYRPGIAKETQALSSLESSLDIDFSTIPSAWNDDDIVVSDGMSKGSEENQVVSGNGKLTHLVTNSPISPKKDTTVNSTSKSPSDFVSSLAISKSDKKTGDGDHPVASVAPKSPISKDVNCQSNHAASKKILEDIGPRDTDVEKLSVWISSAALDGKDEVQSMAGNQQPDAVPCTSVAVSEDQNFDKDQSHLKLSELLPSENKDTVLSCLSSSDKHLDWTSELQSCSVTPLNDIVNTPMNTDKHHITLLDGSEQPSYSSFARFSNTSHTSLWNDKESNPTVTIGSRTSSMMQTGLLSSTDNTYALLNGDQDGLGTICTLGNVSGHPGMESHQPGAMGSVRTDSLGSFDKTISINKDESRIISDILSSEFNPWDDSYSTANNFVRMLRESESNDAPFTAPSWKSGTSSKESRFSFARQDNQGNFLDPSFRNCGSEQNFSLLSQNSCGNVHQNGLALQSLENDFSNSSSLAMSDMATTGTSRSKISAPPGFSAPARAPPPGFSSGFPSQDGLNPPPGFSSGISSLDGSIPAPRFPSAFSSGISSQEGSNPPPRFPSAFSSGISSQEGSNPPSRFPPAFSSGFSSQDGPNTPFRFPPAFSSGFSSQDRPNTPSRYTRTFSSGFSSQDGSNQVYGSTFPESRFHDNLLGGNTNHYQPQLARHTSDMEFIDPAILAVGKGRMPGIGESGLEMKNTPAFPAHFQASNNDPRIQLLMQQNMQSHQNARFTDHSQDAFNPMNDNYLASRLLPLNHGSVSPYAQMAPQQARNSQLTNGHWDGWSDLRQGNNAPMSDMSRMLYPSEANKLHMLGSNDLYNRAFGI, encoded by the exons ATGAGCGACGACGGAGACCGCACCTGTCCGCTCTGTGCCGAGGAGATGGACATCACTGACCAGCAGCTCAAGCCATGCAAATGCGGCTACGAT ATTTGTGTCTGGTGCTGGCACCACATCATAGATATGGCTGAGAAGGAGGAAACAGAGGGTCGCTGCCCTGCATGCCGTACGCGCTATGACAAGGATAGGATTGTCAAGATGTCTGCCACTTGTGAGAG GACGGTGGCAGAGAAAAATGCagagaagaagcagaagacccaaAAGGTCAAGCCAAAGGCTGCAGCAACAGCAACTGTGGAAGCTAAGAAGCATCTGGCTAGTGTCAGGGTTATCCAGAGAAACCTGGTGTACATAATTGGGCTACCTGCAAATTTATGCAATGAGAGT gtactTGAGCGCAGGGAATACTTTGGTCAGTACGGGAAAGTTCTGAAGGTTTCAGTTTCCCGTCTGACTGGGTCTCTTTCCCAGCAGGCATCAGCAAACAACAATATCAGTGT GTATATTACTTATGCCAAAGAAGAAGAGGCCATCCGGTGTATTCAAGCTATACACAATTTTGTCTTGGAAGGAAAAGTTTTAAG AGCATGCTTTGGTACCACGAAGTATTGCCATGCATGGCTGCGGAACATG ACATGTGGAAATCCAGATTGTCTCTATTTGCATGACGTAGGAAGTCAGGAAGATAGTTTCACTAAAGATGAGATCATCTCAGCATATACGAG GACTAGGGTGCCTCAGATGGCATCCAGTGTTTCGCAAAGACGTTCAGGGATTGTATTGCCTCCTCCAGCAGATGATTTCTCTTATAGTGCGGTGGTTTCAGCCAGGCACACAGTCAAGAATGGAACACTT AATACCACCAATCAGCCCAGACTTTCACCTCCAAACAGTAGTTCTGGGAGGTCCACGCTTCCACCAGCTGCTTCGTG GGGGCATCGTGACTTGAATGCCAGGACAACAGCTACTGGGGTGACATCATCACAGTCTCTTACAAAATCAAAATCAGAGCCACAAAGTAATTCATTTTCAAGTACAAGAATACCTTCTTCATGGAATGATGAAACAAGTACATTACCAAACATGTCTGAAGGACGTCATGTGTCGGAACAAGATAGTGCATCTAAAACCGTAAAGCCATATAGGCCTGGTATTGCAAAGGAAACACAAGCTCTATCATCACTGGAGTCGTCGCTGGACATTGACTTCTCCACAATACCTTCAGCTTGGAATGATGATGACATTGTAGTATCAGATGGGATGTCAAAAGGAAGCGAGGAAAATCAAGTTGTGAGTGGAAATGGAAAGTTAACCCATCTAGTGACTAATTCACCAATATCACCTAAGAAAGACACAACAGTAAACAGTACCAGCAAAAGTCCTTCAGATTTTGTATCAAGTCTAGCAATATCTAAATCAGACAAAAAGACTGGTGATGGTGACCACCCAGTTGCCAGTGTTGCTCCTAAAAGCCCTATTTCAAAAGATGTAAACTGCCAATCTAATCATGCTGCCAGCAAGAAAATATTGGAGGATATTGGACCTAGGGACACTGATGTTGAGAAGCTATCTGTTTGGATATCTTCAGCAGCATTAGATGGCAAAGATGAGGTTCAGAGTATGGCAGGAAATCAACAACCAGATGCAGTGCCATGCACTTCTGTTGCAGTGTCCGAAGATCAGAATTTTGACAAGGACCAATCTCATTTGAAGCTTTCTGAGCTCCTGCCTTCAGAAAATAAGGATACTGTTCTTTCTTGTCTATCTAGTTCTGATAAGCATCTTGATTGGACTTCAGAGCTGCAAAGTTGTAGTGTGACTCCTTTAAATGATATAGTAAATACTCCAATGAACACTGACAAACATCATATTACGCTGCTGGATGGTTCAGAGCAACCATCATATTCATCATTTGCCCGTTTTTCTAATACATCACATACTTCATTGTGGAATGATAAAGAAAGTAACCCTACAGTGACGATTGGCAGTAGAACTTCATCAATGATGCAGACTGGGTTGTTGTCTTCAACCGACAACACTTATGCCTTGTTAAATGGAGATCAAGATGGGCTAGGAACTATATGTACACTTGGTAATGTTTCTGGACATCCTGGAATGGAAAGTCATCAGCCTGGAGCAATGGGTTCAGTAAGAACTGATAGCTTAGGAAGTTTTGACAAAACCATAAGCATAAATAAGGATGAGAGCAGAATAATTTCTGATATCTTGTCATCAGAGTTTAATCCGTGGGATGATTCGTACTCGACTGCTAACAATTTTGTTAGGATGCTTAGAGAATCTGAAAGTAATGATGCACCCTTCACTGCGCCTTCATGGAAATCAGGAACCAGCAGCAAAGAATCTAGATTTTCATTTGCTAGACAGGATAACCAAGGAAACTTCTTAGATCCATCTTTCAGAAACTGTGGTAGTGAGCAGAATTTCAGTTTGCTATCCCAGAATTCTTGTGGAAATGTTCATCAGAATGGCCTTGCACTCCAATCCCTAGAAAACGATTTTTCAAACAGCAGCTCTCTTGCTATGTCGGATATGGCAACTACTG GCACATCAAGGTCTAAAATATCTGCACCTCCTGGATTTTCAGCGCCAGCTAgagcaccccctcctggatTTTCTTCTGGATTTCCATCCCAGGATGGTTTGAATCCCCCTCCTGGGTTTTCTTCTGGAATTTCATCTCTGGATGGGTCTATTCCCGCTCCTAGATTCCCTTCTGCATTTTCTTCTGGAATTTCATCTCAGGAAGGGTCTAATCCCCCACCTAGATTCCCTTCTGCATTTTCTTCTGGAATTTCATCTCAGGAAGGGTCTAATCCCCCTTCTAGATTCCCTCCTGCATTTTCTTCAGGATTTTCATCTCAGGATGGGCCTAATACCCCTTTTAGATTCCCTCCTGCATTTTCTTCTGGATTTTCGTCACAGGACAGGCCTAACACCCCTTCTAGATACACTCGTACATTTTCTTCTGGATTTTCATCACAAGACGGGTCTAATCAGGTGTATGGCTCAACATTCCCAG AAAGTCGTTTCCATGATAATCTTTTGGGTGGCAACACTAATCATTATCAACCTCAGTTAGCCAGACACACAAGTGACATGGAATTTATTGATCCTGCTATATTGGCTGTGGGCAAAGGGCGGATGCCTGGAATTGGTGAGTCCGggttggagatgaaaaatacCCCTGCTTTTCCAGCACACTTTCAAGCATCAAATAATGATCCAAGGATTCAGTTACTTATGCAACAGAACATGCAGTCTCATCAAAATGCGAGATTCACAGACCACAGTCAAGATGCCTTCAACCCTATGAATGATAATTATCTGGCATCCCGACTTTTACCACTGAACCATGGTTCTGTGTCCCCTTATGCACAGATGGCGCCCCAACAAGCTAGAAACTCACAGCTTACAAATGGTCACTGGGATGGCTGGAGTGATTTGAGACAAGGGAATAACGCCCCCATGTCAGACATGTCGAGGATGCTATATCCAAGTGAAGCGAACAAGTTGCACATGCTGGGTTCAAATGATCTTTATAACAGAGCCTTTGGAATCTGA